The Streptomyces sp. NBC_00440 genome contains a region encoding:
- a CDS encoding thiamine pyrophosphate-binding protein: protein MTHDHHHETPRLTAEQTAAALNPPAGRNGGDLVVETLQGLGATTVFGLPGQHALGMFDALRRSALSYVGLRVENNAGFAADAYGRITGEVAPLLLSTGPGALTSLAALQEAAAASAPVLAISSQVPTAGLGGGRHGYLHELRDQKASFRDIVKSVHTVRTASQIPSAIAAAWESALTAPHGPVWVEIPQDVLLAETTLPPVTAMDATPRELEPRPELTAVAAHLLSHAERPVIIAGGGVVRSDAAGKLLALAERLDAPVVCTVGGKGAFPWEHPLSLQSWMEDRHTTDFLEAADVLLVVGSGLGELSSNYHTFKPRGRVVQIEADLGKLESNHPALGIHADARIALSALLDTVEERTDPGAADAVRTVLAKVAERIAGQDLDGEQQILASVRAALPATSPSFWDMTILAYWAWSAWPGALHSAQGAGGLGYGFPAALGAAVADPTTPVLAVSGDGGAMYSIAELATARQYGLPVTWLIVDDGGYGILREYMEDAFGEATATELTRPDFVALAESFGVPALRTTPETLTEDLAKAFAEPGPSVVVLPAVLKMFAPTHLG from the coding sequence GTGACGCACGACCACCACCACGAGACCCCACGGCTCACCGCGGAGCAGACCGCCGCCGCGCTCAACCCTCCGGCGGGGCGCAACGGCGGCGACCTGGTCGTCGAGACCCTCCAAGGGCTGGGCGCCACCACGGTCTTCGGCCTCCCCGGCCAGCACGCGCTCGGCATGTTCGACGCGCTGCGCCGCTCGGCGCTCTCGTACGTGGGGCTGCGCGTCGAGAACAACGCGGGCTTCGCAGCCGACGCGTACGGCCGGATCACCGGCGAGGTCGCCCCGCTGCTGCTCTCCACCGGCCCCGGCGCACTGACCTCGCTCGCCGCGCTCCAGGAGGCGGCGGCGGCCAGCGCGCCCGTGCTCGCGATCTCCAGCCAGGTCCCGACGGCCGGGCTCGGCGGCGGACGCCATGGGTACCTGCATGAACTCCGCGACCAGAAGGCGTCGTTCCGCGACATCGTGAAGTCCGTGCACACCGTGCGCACCGCGTCCCAGATCCCCTCCGCCATCGCGGCGGCCTGGGAGTCCGCGCTGACCGCCCCGCACGGCCCCGTCTGGGTGGAGATCCCGCAGGACGTGCTGCTCGCGGAGACGACCCTCCCGCCCGTCACCGCGATGGACGCGACCCCGCGCGAGCTGGAGCCGCGCCCCGAACTGACCGCGGTGGCAGCGCACCTGCTCTCGCACGCCGAGCGCCCGGTGATCATCGCGGGCGGCGGTGTCGTACGGTCCGACGCGGCCGGAAAGCTGCTCGCGCTCGCCGAACGCCTCGACGCCCCGGTCGTCTGCACGGTCGGCGGCAAGGGCGCGTTCCCGTGGGAGCACCCGCTCTCGCTCCAGTCCTGGATGGAGGACCGGCACACCACGGACTTCCTGGAGGCGGCGGACGTCCTGCTGGTCGTCGGCTCCGGGCTCGGCGAACTCTCCTCGAACTACCACACGTTCAAGCCACGCGGCCGGGTCGTCCAGATCGAGGCCGACCTCGGCAAGCTGGAGTCCAACCACCCGGCGCTCGGCATCCACGCGGACGCCCGGATCGCGCTGTCCGCCCTGCTCGATACGGTGGAGGAGCGCACCGACCCGGGCGCTGCCGACGCCGTACGCACCGTCCTCGCCAAGGTCGCGGAGCGGATCGCGGGCCAGGACCTGGACGGGGAACAGCAGATCCTGGCCTCGGTCAGGGCCGCGCTGCCCGCCACGTCGCCCAGCTTCTGGGACATGACGATCCTCGCCTACTGGGCCTGGTCCGCCTGGCCCGGCGCCCTGCACTCCGCCCAGGGCGCGGGCGGCCTCGGCTACGGCTTCCCGGCCGCGCTGGGGGCAGCGGTCGCCGACCCCACCACACCGGTCCTCGCGGTGTCGGGCGACGGCGGCGCGATGTACTCGATCGCGGAGCTGGCCACGGCCCGCCAGTACGGTCTGCCGGTCACCTGGCTGATCGTGGACGACGGCGGCTACGGCATCCTGCGCGAGTACATGGAGGACGCCTTCGGCGAGGCCACCGCCACGGAACTCACCCGCCCGGACTTCGTGGCCCTGGCGGAGTCCTTCGGGGTCCCGGCACTGCGTACGACTCCGGAGACCCTGACCGAGGATCTGGCCAAGGCGTTCGCGGAGCCGGGCCCTTCGGTGGTCGTGCTGCCGGCGGTGCTGAAGATGTTCGCGCCCACGCATCTGGGTTGA
- a CDS encoding trypsin-like serine peptidase: MHIPSHRPCGQQGSTRRTLRRAIGATVTVSAAVVALVTPAAAANAVPHNPSSSSGGAAGPDTTTTHAGATTAQERNRTDAYWTPERLKLASAVVPEITPVPKDDDTPDDPRPLPANTPDSGSVWTHGGAVVKNVGRLFFTFSDGYDGSCTATVVTSANRSTVVTASHCLRGVGSPSGDDTWNHNFYFVPGYRNGTKPLGGFSIRTMATSSRWNADPDTTQSSDIAAAGYDTGLLVANPAAGGQPIADITGSQHIGFGQPVEGEFIHTFGYPSNGLNDPKDKYVGSRMIHCAGTSHPGPKVPLLWGETCDMSAGSSGGPHLAHFDTRTGTGTVVGITTTSEELAGGPTPTLYATRFGDSAHRLYDWAQSR, translated from the coding sequence ATGCACATTCCATCTCATCGCCCCTGCGGTCAGCAGGGCAGCACCCGCAGGACCCTCCGCCGCGCGATCGGGGCCACCGTCACGGTGTCGGCGGCCGTCGTCGCACTGGTCACGCCGGCCGCGGCCGCCAACGCCGTACCGCACAACCCCTCGTCCAGCAGCGGCGGCGCGGCAGGACCGGACACCACCACCACCCACGCCGGCGCCACGACCGCACAGGAGCGCAACCGGACAGACGCCTACTGGACCCCTGAGCGGCTGAAGCTGGCGAGCGCTGTCGTCCCCGAGATCACCCCCGTACCCAAGGACGACGACACGCCGGACGACCCGCGGCCGCTTCCCGCGAACACGCCGGACTCCGGGTCCGTGTGGACTCACGGCGGGGCGGTGGTGAAGAACGTCGGCCGCCTGTTCTTCACCTTCTCCGACGGCTACGACGGCAGTTGCACCGCGACGGTCGTCACGAGCGCCAACCGCAGTACCGTCGTCACGGCATCACACTGTCTGAGAGGCGTCGGTTCGCCTTCCGGCGACGACACCTGGAACCACAACTTCTACTTCGTTCCCGGCTATCGCAACGGAACGAAACCGCTCGGTGGCTTCAGCATCAGGACCATGGCCACCTCTTCCCGCTGGAACGCCGACCCGGACACCACGCAATCGTCGGACATCGCTGCCGCCGGTTACGACACGGGACTCCTCGTGGCGAACCCGGCTGCCGGGGGACAACCGATCGCGGACATCACCGGAAGCCAGCACATCGGGTTCGGTCAGCCCGTCGAGGGCGAGTTCATCCATACCTTCGGATACCCGAGCAACGGACTCAACGATCCCAAGGACAAGTACGTCGGCTCCCGCATGATCCACTGCGCGGGCACGAGCCACCCCGGTCCCAAGGTGCCCCTGTTGTGGGGTGAGACCTGCGACATGTCGGCCGGATCGAGCGGTGGACCTCACCTGGCCCACTTCGACACCCGCACCGGCACCGGCACCGTCGTGGGCATCACCACCACCAGCGAGGAACTCGCGGGCGGGCCGACCCCCACGCTCTACGCCACGCGCTTCGGTGACAGCGCCCACCGCCTCTACGACTGGGCGCAGTCGCGCTAG
- the speB gene encoding agmatinase: MSSTEQPRGPVDSSRVPRYAGPATFARLPRLDEVGTADVAVVGVPFDSGVSYRPGARFGGNAIREASRLLRPYNPAQDASPFALAQVADAGDIAANPFNINEAVDTIEAAADDLLSTGARLMTLGGDHTIALPLLRSVAKQHGPVALLHFDAHLDTWDTYFGAEYTHGTPFRRAVEEGILDTSALSHVGTRGPLYGKKDLDDDAKMGFGIVSSADVMRRGVDEITDQLRQRIGSRPLYISIDIDVLDPAHAPGTGTPEAGGLTSRELLEIVRGLSSCHLVSADLVEVAPAYDHAEITSVAASHTAYELTTIMSRQIAEARAK; this comes from the coding sequence ATGAGCAGCACCGAACAGCCGCGCGGCCCCGTCGATTCGTCCCGCGTCCCCCGGTACGCCGGCCCCGCGACCTTCGCCAGGCTGCCCCGGCTCGACGAGGTCGGCACCGCCGATGTGGCCGTTGTCGGTGTGCCCTTCGACTCCGGCGTCTCCTACCGGCCCGGCGCCCGCTTCGGCGGCAACGCCATCCGCGAGGCGTCCCGGCTGCTGCGCCCGTACAACCCGGCGCAGGACGCGTCGCCGTTCGCGCTGGCGCAGGTCGCCGACGCGGGCGACATCGCGGCCAACCCGTTCAACATCAACGAGGCCGTCGACACCATCGAGGCCGCCGCCGACGACCTGCTCTCCACCGGCGCCCGGCTGATGACGCTCGGCGGCGACCACACGATCGCGCTGCCGCTGCTGCGCTCGGTCGCCAAGCAGCACGGCCCGGTCGCGCTGCTCCACTTCGACGCACACCTGGACACCTGGGACACCTACTTCGGCGCCGAGTACACCCACGGCACGCCGTTCCGCCGGGCCGTCGAGGAGGGCATCCTCGACACCTCCGCGCTCTCGCACGTCGGCACGCGCGGCCCGCTCTACGGCAAGAAGGACCTGGACGACGACGCGAAGATGGGCTTCGGCATCGTCTCGTCGGCCGATGTCATGCGGCGCGGGGTGGACGAGATCACCGACCAGCTGCGCCAGCGCATCGGCAGCCGGCCGCTGTACATCTCCATCGACATCGACGTACTGGACCCGGCACACGCGCCCGGCACCGGCACCCCCGAGGCCGGCGGGCTGACCTCCCGCGAACTCCTGGAGATCGTCCGCGGGCTCTCCTCCTGCCACCTGGTCTCCGCCGACCTGGTCGAGGTCGCCCCGGCGTACGACCACGCCGAGATCACCTCCGTCGCCGCCTCCCACACGGCGTACGAACTCACCACGATCATGTCGCGCCAGATTGCCGAGGCCCGAGCCAAGTGA
- the xdhB gene encoding xanthine dehydrogenase molybdopterin binding subunit, whose amino-acid sequence MSHLSEIPEKPVVGVSMPHESAFLHVTGTALYTDDLVQRTKDVLHAYPVQVMKARGLITALRTGPALTVPGVVHVLTGADVPGVNDAGMKHDEPLFPDEVMFHGHAVAWVLAETLEAARIGAAAVEVEIDEQPSLITLQDAIAAGSYHGAKPVMVAGDTDAGFAESAHVFSGEFEFAGQEHFYLETHAALAQVDENGQVFIQSSTQHPSETQEIVAHVLGLPSHEVTVQCLRMGGGFGGKEMQPHGFAAVAALGAKLTGRPVRFRLNRTQDLTMSGKRHGFHAEWRIGFDADGRIQALDATLTADGGWSLDLSEPVLARALCHIDNTYWIPNARVAGRIAKTNTVSNTAFRGFGGPQGMLVIEDILGRCAPLLDLDPMELRERNFYRPGQGQTTPYGQPVTQAERISAIWQQVQENAGIADRKREIAAFNAAHPHTKRALAITGIKFGISFNLTAFNQGGALVLIYKDGSVLINHGGTEMGQGLHTKMLQVAATTLGIPLHKVRLAPTRTDKVPNTSATAASSGADLNGGAVKNACEQLRERLLQVAASRLGANASDVRIVEGVARALGNDQELAWDDLVHTAYFQRVQLSASGFYRTEGLHWDAKSFRGSPFKYFAHGAAATEVEVDGFTGAYRIRRVDIVHDVGDSLSPMIDIGQVEGGFVQGAGWLTLEDLRWDTGDGPNRGRLLTQAASTYKLPSFSEMPEEFNITLMENATEEGAVFGSKAVGEPPLMLAFSVREALRQAAAAFGPGGTSVELASPATPEAMYWAIQAARQSDTGRQNGHAPNGFTTNGRAANGQTTNGPAANGQAANRQTANGKVRTDAEALSGA is encoded by the coding sequence ATGAGCCATTTGTCCGAGATCCCCGAGAAGCCGGTCGTCGGCGTTTCGATGCCGCACGAGAGCGCCTTCCTGCACGTCACCGGTACCGCTCTCTACACCGACGACCTGGTCCAGCGCACCAAGGACGTCCTGCACGCGTACCCGGTCCAGGTCATGAAGGCCCGCGGCCTGATCACCGCGCTGCGCACCGGGCCCGCGCTGACCGTGCCCGGTGTGGTGCACGTCCTGACCGGTGCTGACGTACCCGGCGTCAACGACGCCGGCATGAAGCACGACGAGCCGCTGTTCCCCGACGAGGTCATGTTCCACGGCCACGCGGTCGCCTGGGTGCTCGCCGAGACCCTGGAGGCGGCCCGGATCGGAGCGGCCGCCGTCGAGGTGGAAATCGACGAACAGCCCTCCCTGATCACGTTGCAGGACGCGATCGCGGCCGGCAGCTATCACGGTGCCAAGCCGGTGATGGTGGCAGGAGACACCGACGCGGGCTTCGCCGAGTCCGCGCACGTGTTCAGCGGCGAGTTCGAGTTCGCCGGCCAGGAGCACTTCTATCTGGAAACGCATGCGGCGCTGGCGCAGGTCGACGAGAACGGGCAGGTGTTCATCCAGAGCAGCACCCAGCACCCTTCGGAGACCCAGGAGATCGTCGCGCACGTGCTCGGTCTGCCCAGCCACGAGGTGACGGTCCAGTGCCTGCGGATGGGCGGCGGCTTCGGTGGCAAGGAGATGCAGCCGCACGGGTTCGCGGCCGTCGCCGCGCTCGGCGCCAAGCTGACCGGCCGGCCGGTCCGGTTCCGGCTCAACCGGACTCAGGACCTGACCATGTCGGGCAAGCGGCACGGGTTCCATGCCGAGTGGCGGATCGGCTTCGACGCGGACGGCCGCATCCAGGCCCTGGACGCGACGCTGACCGCGGACGGCGGCTGGAGCCTGGACCTGTCCGAGCCGGTGCTGGCCCGTGCGCTCTGCCACATCGACAACACCTACTGGATTCCCAACGCGCGCGTCGCCGGGCGTATCGCCAAGACCAACACGGTCTCCAACACCGCGTTCCGCGGCTTCGGCGGACCGCAGGGCATGCTGGTGATCGAGGACATCCTGGGCCGCTGCGCACCACTGCTCGACCTCGATCCCATGGAGTTGCGGGAGCGCAACTTCTACCGGCCGGGGCAGGGCCAGACGACGCCGTACGGGCAGCCGGTCACGCAGGCCGAGCGGATCTCCGCCATCTGGCAGCAGGTTCAGGAGAACGCCGGTATCGCCGACCGCAAGCGCGAGATCGCCGCGTTCAACGCCGCGCACCCGCACACCAAGCGGGCTCTCGCGATCACCGGCATCAAGTTCGGCATCTCGTTCAACCTCACCGCCTTCAACCAGGGCGGCGCGCTGGTGCTGATCTACAAGGACGGTTCGGTCCTGATCAACCACGGCGGCACCGAGATGGGCCAGGGCCTGCACACCAAGATGCTGCAGGTGGCCGCGACCACGCTCGGGATCCCGCTGCACAAGGTCCGGCTGGCCCCGACGCGTACCGACAAGGTGCCCAACACCTCTGCCACCGCCGCCAGTTCCGGGGCGGACCTGAACGGCGGGGCGGTCAAGAACGCCTGTGAGCAGTTGCGCGAGCGGCTCCTTCAGGTGGCGGCCTCCCGGCTGGGTGCGAACGCCTCGGACGTACGCATCGTCGAGGGCGTCGCGCGGGCGCTCGGCAACGACCAGGAGCTGGCCTGGGACGACCTGGTGCACACCGCGTACTTCCAGCGGGTCCAGTTGTCGGCGTCCGGTTTCTACCGGACCGAGGGACTGCACTGGGACGCGAAGAGCTTCAGGGGATCGCCGTTCAAGTACTTCGCCCACGGCGCCGCCGCGACGGAGGTGGAGGTCGACGGCTTCACCGGCGCGTACCGCATCCGGCGGGTGGACATCGTGCACGATGTCGGCGACAGCCTGTCCCCGATGATCGACATCGGTCAGGTCGAGGGCGGGTTCGTACAGGGCGCGGGCTGGCTGACGCTTGAGGACCTGCGCTGGGACACCGGCGACGGGCCGAACCGGGGCCGACTGCTGACCCAGGCCGCGAGCACCTACAAGCTGCCGAGTTTCTCGGAGATGCCCGAGGAGTTCAACATCACGCTGATGGAGAACGCCACCGAAGAGGGCGCGGTGTTCGGGTCCAAGGCGGTGGGTGAGCCTCCGCTGATGCTGGCGTTCTCGGTACGGGAGGCGCTGCGGCAGGCCGCTGCCGCGTTCGGGCCGGGCGGGACCAGCGTCGAGCTGGCCTCGCCCGCGACGCCGGAGGCGATGTACTGGGCGATCCAGGCGGCTCGGCAGAGCGACACCGGCCGGCAGAACGGCCACGCGCCCAACGGGTTCACCACCAACGGGCGGGCCGCGAACGGGCAGACCACCAACGGCCCGGCCGCCAACGGGCAAGCCGCGAACAGGCAGACCGCGAACGGCAAGGTCCGAACCGACGCAGAAGCCTTGAGCGGTGCCTGA
- the xdhC gene encoding xanthine dehydrogenase accessory protein XdhC, whose product MTWVAAVARLRTRREPGVLATVATVRGHAPRDAGAKLVVGRTEAWGSIGGGNVEAVTIDRAREMITTSKPEPELIDFALNDKVTNRHGVQCCGGTVSVLLEPLPVVRAVAVFGVGHVGLELVRILARQDLDLHLIDTRSDILTEQRLGVLADAVADVHVHHTPLLPEEVLETLPPGTQVLIMTHDHAEDAALCDAALRTPHLGSIGLIGSAAKWARFRKRLATEGGHDEAAINRIKTPIGLADITGKEPATIAVSIAADVLRTFEAQEASSLVRG is encoded by the coding sequence ATGACATGGGTCGCCGCGGTCGCACGGTTGCGAACACGCAGGGAGCCCGGCGTGCTGGCGACCGTCGCGACCGTGCGCGGCCATGCGCCGCGCGACGCCGGTGCGAAACTCGTCGTGGGTCGGACCGAGGCGTGGGGCTCGATCGGTGGCGGCAACGTCGAGGCCGTCACCATCGACCGGGCCCGGGAAATGATCACCACGTCCAAGCCGGAGCCGGAGCTGATTGATTTCGCCCTGAACGACAAGGTGACCAACCGGCATGGCGTGCAGTGCTGCGGCGGCACGGTCTCGGTGCTGCTCGAACCGCTGCCGGTGGTACGGGCGGTGGCGGTCTTCGGGGTCGGGCACGTAGGGCTGGAACTGGTGCGCATCCTGGCGCGTCAGGATCTCGACCTCCATCTGATCGACACCCGTTCCGACATCCTCACCGAGCAGCGGCTCGGCGTGCTCGCGGACGCGGTGGCGGACGTGCACGTCCATCACACACCGCTGCTGCCCGAGGAGGTGCTGGAGACATTGCCACCCGGCACCCAGGTCCTGATCATGACCCATGACCACGCCGAGGACGCCGCGCTGTGCGACGCCGCCCTGCGCACGCCCCATCTCGGTTCCATCGGGTTGATCGGGTCGGCGGCCAAGTGGGCACGGTTCCGCAAACGCCTTGCCACCGAGGGCGGTCATGACGAGGCCGCCATCAACCGGATCAAGACCCCGATCGGGCTGGCCGACATCACCGGCAAGGAACCCGCGACCATTGCCGTGAGCATCGCGGCCGATGTGCTGCGCACCTTCGAAGCCCAGGAGGCCTCATCGCTCGTACGAGGGTGA
- a CDS encoding xanthine dehydrogenase small subunit: protein MIGARITVNGKEAALAPTAPHTTVLDFLRERGLTGTKEGCAEGECGACSVLVARPGVNKPTDWVAVNACLVPAAALDGQEVITSEGLATPGKPGTPPELHPVQEEMAVRGGSQCGYCTPGFICSMAAEYYRPNRCAHAEPAGSAGGTDTDVDADTDAEHGPNGFDLHALSGNLCRCTGYRPIRDAAFAVGTPADEDPLAQRREQSPPAPVATEYTRDGSSFLRKSTLAETLQLLRERPDAVVVAGSTDFGVEVNIRSRRADCVVAVDRLSEMRELRVASDHIEIGAALTLTEIERRLDGSVPLLAELFPQFASRLIRNGATLGGNLGTGSPIGDSPPVLLALDASVVLADADGEREVPLADYFTGYRQSVRRPGELIRAVRVPLPLSPVVAFHKIAKRRFDDISSVAVAFALDIRGGVVRTARIGLGGVAATPIRSLATEAALEGKPWTAETVEAAAPVLRAEGTPMNDHRASADYRSAMLGQSLLKLYAQTTEAVPS from the coding sequence ATGATAGGGGCGCGCATCACGGTGAACGGGAAGGAAGCAGCGCTCGCACCGACCGCACCCCACACCACGGTGCTGGACTTCCTGCGCGAGCGTGGCCTCACCGGCACCAAGGAGGGCTGCGCGGAGGGCGAGTGCGGCGCCTGTTCGGTCCTGGTGGCCCGGCCCGGCGTGAACAAGCCCACCGACTGGGTGGCGGTCAACGCCTGCCTGGTCCCGGCCGCGGCACTGGACGGCCAGGAGGTCATCACCTCCGAAGGTCTCGCCACCCCCGGCAAACCCGGAACACCACCCGAACTGCACCCGGTTCAGGAGGAGATGGCGGTCCGCGGCGGCTCCCAGTGCGGTTACTGCACACCGGGGTTCATCTGCAGCATGGCAGCCGAGTACTACCGCCCCAACCGCTGCGCGCACGCGGAACCGGCCGGCTCGGCGGGCGGCACCGACACGGACGTCGATGCCGACACCGACGCCGAGCACGGTCCGAACGGATTCGATCTGCACGCGCTGAGCGGGAACCTGTGCCGTTGCACCGGTTACCGCCCGATCCGCGATGCCGCGTTCGCCGTCGGTACGCCTGCCGACGAGGACCCGCTGGCGCAGCGTCGCGAGCAGTCGCCGCCCGCACCGGTTGCCACCGAATACACCCGGGACGGCAGCTCGTTCCTGCGCAAGAGCACGCTGGCCGAGACACTGCAACTGCTGCGCGAGCGGCCCGACGCGGTGGTGGTCGCCGGCTCCACGGACTTCGGCGTCGAGGTGAACATCCGTTCCCGCCGGGCGGATTGCGTGGTCGCCGTCGACCGGCTGTCCGAGATGCGGGAGCTGCGGGTCGCATCCGACCACATCGAAATCGGGGCGGCACTGACGCTCACCGAGATCGAACGCCGCCTCGATGGCAGCGTCCCGCTGCTGGCAGAGCTGTTTCCGCAATTCGCGTCCCGGCTCATCCGCAACGGGGCGACCCTCGGCGGCAATCTGGGTACCGGCTCGCCCATCGGTGACAGCCCGCCCGTGCTGCTCGCGCTGGACGCGTCGGTGGTGCTGGCCGACGCCGACGGTGAGCGCGAGGTCCCGCTGGCGGACTACTTCACCGGCTACCGGCAGAGCGTGCGCCGTCCCGGCGAGCTGATCCGCGCGGTGCGCGTCCCGCTGCCCCTGTCGCCGGTCGTGGCCTTCCACAAGATCGCCAAGCGGCGTTTCGACGACATCTCCAGCGTGGCCGTCGCCTTCGCGCTGGACATCCGGGGAGGGGTCGTCCGTACGGCACGCATCGGTCTGGGCGGCGTGGCCGCCACCCCGATCCGCTCCCTGGCCACCGAGGCGGCCCTGGAGGGCAAGCCGTGGACGGCGGAGACCGTCGAGGCCGCGGCCCCCGTACTGCGGGCCGAGGGAACACCGATGAACGATCACCGCGCCAGCGCCGACTACCGCTCCGCGATGCTCGGCCAGAGCCTGCTGAAGCTGTACGCGCAAACCACTGAGGCGGTGCCGTCATGA
- a CDS encoding sodium:solute symporter — protein sequence MAVDYAVIVAYLAGMLAMGWWGMRRAKSKSEFLVAGRRLGPAMYSGTMAAIVLGGASTIGGVGLGYQYGLSGAWMVFTIGLGLLALSIFFSGRIARLKVYTVSEMLDLRYGGRAGIISGVVMWAYTLMLAVTSTIAYATIFDVLFDMNRTVAIILGGAIVVAYSTLGGMWSITLTDMVQFVVKTIGVLLLLLPIAIVKAGGFSEMKAKLPTSYFDPLGIGAETIFTYVLIYTFGMLIGQDIWQRVFTARSDKVARLGGTVAGTYCLVYAVAGAVIGTAAKVMYPKLPSSDAAFATIVKDELPIGVRGLVLAAALAAVMSTSSGALIACATVANNDIWSRLRGIRGGGGKKGEDHDEVRGNRAFILAMGVLVICIAIALNNVVEALTVAYNLLVGGLLVPILGGLLWKRGTVQGALASVTVGGLVVLGLMVKYGALANEPIYYGLLSSLVVYVVVSLATRPTDAAVLAAWRERLAGRDGSGASGAEEANGPGSASDSVPAHS from the coding sequence ATGGCAGTCGACTACGCGGTGATCGTGGCCTACCTGGCCGGAATGCTCGCCATGGGCTGGTGGGGCATGCGCCGCGCCAAGTCCAAGTCCGAGTTCCTGGTGGCGGGCCGCAGGCTCGGACCCGCCATGTACTCCGGCACCATGGCCGCGATCGTGCTCGGTGGCGCCTCCACCATCGGCGGTGTGGGCCTCGGGTACCAGTACGGCCTCTCCGGCGCCTGGATGGTCTTCACCATCGGCCTGGGGCTCCTCGCGCTCAGCATCTTCTTCTCCGGGCGCATCGCCCGGCTGAAGGTCTACACCGTCTCCGAGATGCTCGACCTGCGCTACGGCGGCCGGGCCGGGATCATCTCCGGCGTCGTCATGTGGGCGTACACGCTGATGCTCGCGGTCACCTCGACCATCGCCTACGCCACGATCTTCGACGTCCTCTTCGACATGAACCGGACCGTGGCGATCATCCTCGGCGGTGCGATCGTTGTCGCGTACTCGACGCTCGGCGGCATGTGGTCGATCACCCTCACCGACATGGTGCAGTTCGTCGTCAAGACGATCGGCGTGCTCCTCCTGCTGCTGCCGATCGCGATCGTCAAGGCCGGCGGCTTCTCGGAGATGAAGGCCAAGCTGCCCACCTCGTACTTCGACCCGCTGGGCATCGGCGCCGAGACGATCTTCACGTATGTCCTGATCTACACCTTCGGCATGCTGATCGGGCAGGACATCTGGCAGCGGGTCTTCACCGCGCGCAGCGACAAGGTCGCCCGGCTCGGCGGCACGGTCGCCGGTACGTACTGCCTGGTGTACGCGGTCGCCGGCGCCGTCATCGGGACGGCCGCCAAGGTCATGTACCCGAAGCTGCCGAGCTCCGACGCGGCCTTCGCGACCATCGTGAAGGACGAACTGCCCATCGGCGTAAGGGGACTGGTGCTCGCCGCCGCGCTGGCCGCGGTGATGTCCACCTCGTCCGGTGCCCTGATCGCCTGCGCCACCGTCGCCAACAACGACATCTGGTCGCGGCTGCGCGGGATACGGGGCGGCGGGGGCAAGAAGGGCGAGGACCACGACGAGGTACGCGGCAACAGGGCCTTCATCCTCGCCATGGGTGTCCTGGTCATCTGTATCGCCATCGCGCTGAACAACGTCGTCGAGGCGCTCACCGTCGCGTACAACCTGCTGGTCGGCGGGTTGCTGGTGCCGATTCTCGGCGGTCTGCTGTGGAAGCGCGGCACCGTGCAGGGAGCGCTGGCGTCCGTCACGGTGGGCGGGCTCGTCGTCCTCGGCCTGATGGTGAAGTACGGAGCCCTCGCCAACGAGCCGATCTACTACGGGCTGCTCAGCTCCCTGGTCGTGTACGTCGTCGTCTCACTGGCCACCAGGCCGACGGACGCGGCGGTACTCGCGGCCTGGCGGGAGCGGCTGGCCGGGCGGGACGGATCCGGCGCGTCCGGCGCTGAAGAAGCCAACGGGCCCGGCTCCGCCTCCGATTCCGTACCGGCCCACAGCTAA